In Phycisphaerae bacterium RAS2, the DNA window CCGCGCGCGACGGATGGAGATCCCGGAAGACGTCGCGATGTACCTGGCCACGCGGCTCAAGTCCAACGCCCGCGAGCTGGAAGGGGCGCTCAATCGACTTCACAGCATGTCCACACTGGATTCCCGCATCATTGACATGAACCTCGCGCGGGAATGCCTCGGGCAGGATTCCTCTGAAGCCCGACGCCAGATTCGAGTCCAGGACATCCTTGGAATCGTGACGGAAAAGTTCGATGTGAAGCTTTCCGACTTGCAGGGCCGACGCCGTAGTCGATCCATCGCCCTGCCGAGGCAGGTCTGCATGTACCTCGCCCGGCAGCTGACGTCCCACAGCTTGGAAGAGATCGGCGGGTTTTTCGGCGGGCGCGATCACACCACCGTCCTGCACGCCAACCGGCTGATCACCGAGCGGCGTAGCGCCGACGCGGCCTTCCAGGCGCGGCTCGAGGACATTGAGGCATCGCTGCGCCAGGGATAGCGTCTTCGCGGCTTGTGTAGACGGCTGTTGGATCGCGTGGAAAAACTGACGGTGCAGGGCGGGTGGGCGACGAGCGTTTACGAGAGCTTCCATCCACTGTGCGTCAGTCGCGGTGAAAACAGGAGTTACGCACAAGGCGTTTTACAGGGTCGCGACGTTGGACGGTCCGTGCAATCGGGTGTAAGATTCTGTCCGCGAAATGGTTAGTTGAATCAGGCCGCCAACGGGGCGGTCGACACAGGCCTTACTAACGTATACGACGACAAGAATTTCTATTCGGCGGATGGAAGCAAGCGCCGGACAATGTGAATGAGTGACCGGTAAGCCGCCGGTTTTGTTGAATGCTGGGAAGTAACCATGAAATGCGTTATTGATCGAGCTGCGTTGCTGGAGGCCCTCGCGGCAACGTCGAGCGTCCTCCTGACCCGTACCCCCAAGCCGATCCTCCAGTGCATCCGTGTCACGGCGGAAAAGCAGGGCGTGATCCTGACGGCCTACGATCAGGAAGTCGGCCTGCGCTGCGTGGTGAAGCAGGTCGATGTGACCAAGACGGGCGAAACGCTGGTCCCCGGCGACCGCCTGTTCTCGATCGTGCGGGAATCGGCCGACGAGACGCTGTCGTTCGAAACCGATGGCGACGTGCTCCAGGTTCGCGGAGCCGACAGCTATTTCAAGATCAACGGACAGAATGTGCGCGAGTACCCGCCGGTGCCCGACATGGAGGGCGAGCCGGACTTCGTCGTAAAGGTGGCAGCCTTGCGCGAGGCGGTCGACAAGACCCTGTTCGCCGCGGCGCGCGAGAACACGCGCTACGCCATCAACGGCGTCCTATGGGAGAAGAGCGGCAAGCATGTGAACCTTGTCGCGACCGACGGCCGGCGGCTGGCAATGTCAGGCGTCTCGCTGGAGAAGGCCGTCGGCGAGGATCGCTCAGCGATTGTCCCGACGAAGGCGCTATCGCTGCTGGGCAAGCTGCACTTCGACGCCGACGAAGCGATGGACGTGCAGATCAAGCAAAACCAGGTGTTGCTGCGCACGTCGCGGGCGACGATCAGCAGCGTGCTGGTCGAAGGGCATTTCCCGAAGTACCAGGACGTCATCCCGCGCGATAACGACAAGAAGATTCCGCTGCAGACCGAGGCGTTTCGCAGCGCCGTGCGCCGGGCCGCCCTGCTGGCCAACATGGAATCCAAGGGCGTGCGCATCGCCATTTCGAGCGAGGGCATGGTGCTGACCAGCCGTTCGCCGGAGCAGGGCGAGGCGCGCATCAACGTGACGGTGGATTACAAGGGCACGCCGATCGAGATCGGTTTCAATCCCGAGTTTTTGCTGGACGCGTTGAAGGTGTGTGACGCCGAGATCGTGCTGGAGTTGAAAGACCCGGGTCGCCCCGGCGTTTTCAAGAGCGGGCCGCATTTCACGTATGTGGTCATGCCGGTGAACTTGTCCTGACGCGCGAGGTCGTGCATTCGCATGGCAAGCCGGCGAAGTGCGATCCTGGCGGCAGCGGGCATGACGGGCGCTACGCGCGCGGCGCAGCGTCTGTTCTGGCAGCGCCATCCGATTCAGCGGCGCGTGTCGGCGAAGAGGCTAGACGCGCTGGCGGGCGAGATACTGGCGGCCGCGCCGACGGATTTGGATCAGTTGGCCGATGCATGGCGGCGAGTCGTGCCGCTCGCGCATCGCAGCCATAGCGCGGTGGAGAAGCTGCATCGCGGAACGCTGACCATCGTGGTGGACAGCGCCGCAACGCGGTATGTGCTGAACGGGCTGTGCGGCGCTACCATCCTGCCGGCGCTGGCGAAGGAGCTGGGAGATTGCCGCGTTCGCCGCATCGTGTTTCGCGTCGGGCCGATCCAGCGCGGAAAGCGGGCGGCAAGTGAACCTCGATCAAGGAGCAAATGAGCACATCCGTGGCTGACACGCAAGTGACCAACCCGGCCGAGGAGAAGGCGAAAGCCGCCCGCGGCCATGGCGAATACGGAGCCGACAGCATCAAGGTGCTGGAGGGCATGGAGGCGGTGCGCAAGCGCCCCTCGATGTACATCGGCGACACCGGACTTCACGGCCTGCACCACCTTGTGTGGGAAGTTGTGGACAACTCGGTGGACGAGGCCCTGGGCGGCTTCTGCAAGAGCATCACCATCAAGATCAACTCCGACGGAAGCTGCACCGTCACCGACGATGGGCGCGGCATTCCGTTCGAGACGAAGCGCGTCCCGGAGAATCCGCAGCTCGACGGAAAGAGCACGCTGGAAATCGTGCTGACCGTGCTGCACGCCGGCGGCAAGTTCGACCGCGACAGCTATGCCATTAGCGGTGGGCTTCACGGCGTCGGTGTTAGCGTGGTGAACGCGCTGTCGTCGTCGATGGTCGTCGAGGTGCAGCGCGAGGGGAAAGTCGCCACGATGCGCTTCGAGCGCGGCAAGGTCGTCAAGCCGCTGGAGTTCATCGGCGAGACGACACGCACCGGCACGCGTGTCGAGTTCATGCCCGACTCCGAGGTGTTTGACGACACCAACTTCCGGACCGAGACGCTGGTCACGCGCCTGCGCGAACTGGCCTACCTGAATGAGGGCCTGCGCATCCGCTTTATCGACGAGCGCATCGGCAAGCAGGAGGAGTATTTCTACACCGACGGCCTGCGGGCCTTCGTTGACCACATGAACGAAGGCAAGGCCGGCGTGCACAAGGCGCAGGTCTTGAGCGGGCGCGACGAAGGCCTGGGCCTCGCCTGCAAGATCGCCTTTCAGTTCAACGACGGCTACAACGAGAACATCCTTTCCTTCGCGAACAACATCAAGAACCGCGACGGCGGCACGCACCTGTCGGGGTTTCAGATGGGCCTGACACGCACGCTGAACGCGTACGCGCGCAAGAACAACCTGCTCAAGGGCGATTTGCAGATCAAGGGCGAGGACTGGCGCGAGGGGCTGACCGCGATCGTCTCGGCGCAGGTGCGCGAGCCGGATTTCCAGGGTCAGACCAAAGACCGCCTGATGAACGCCGAGGTCGAGGGCTTTGTCCAGACAGTTGTCAACGAACAGCTCGGCAACTGGCTGGAGGAAAACCCCGGCGACGCGAAGAAGGTGATTCAAAAAGGCATCCAGGCGGCTGTCGCGCGCGAGGCGGCGCGCAAGGCCCGCGAGGCGACGCGCAAGAGCGCCCTGTCCAGCGGCAACCTGCCCGGCAAGCTTTGGGATTGCCGCAGCAAGGACCCGGGCGAGAGCGAGTTGTTCCTCGTCGAGGGTGATTCGGCCGGCGGCTCGGCCAAGCAGGGGCGCGACTCGATGCGCCAGGCGATCCTCCCGCTGAAGGGCAAAATCCTGAACGTCGAGAAGGCGCGGCTGGATCGAATCCTCTCGCACGAGGAAATCAAGACGGTGATCAGCGCGCTGGGTTGCGGTGTCCCCGGCAGCGAGGACTTCGACGCGACGAAGTGCCGCTACGGCAAGATCATCATCATGACCGACGCCGACGTCGACGGCAGCCACATTCGCACGCTGCTGCTCACGTTCTTCTTCCGCCACATGCGCTCGCTGATCGACAACGGGTTCATGTTCGTGGCGCAGCCGCCGCTGTACCTGCTCAAGCGCGGCAAGAAGGCGGAGTTCGTCCTGAACGACACGGTGCTGGACGGCAAGCTGAACGAATGGGGTCTGGAGGGGACGCGCTTGGAGGTGCGGGCCGACGGGTCGGCAGCGCCGCGGCACATCGAGGGCGAAAAGCTGCGCGAGCTGGTGCGCACGCTGGATGAGATTTCCTTCATCGAGCGGTCGCTGAATCGGCGCGGCATTGAGTTTGAGTCTTTTGTCAAGAATCACGCGATGGATCGCGCCGCCCCGCTGCCGCAGGTGCGGGCCGTCCTGGCCGGCGCGGAGCATTACTTCGCCGATGACGACGCGTTCAACGCGTTCCGGCGGCAGGCCGCCGAGAAGCACTTGCAGCTGGAGGTCATCGACGGCGGCATGAGCCTGCCCGGTGAAGACGGCGACGGTGAGGTCGTGCGCCTCGTGCGTTACGAATTGCCCGAAAGCCGCCGGCTGGAGAAGTGCCTGCGCACGGTGGAGGAGTTCAAGTTGCCGTTGCCGGACTACTTCCTGCGGCGCGAAGAGCTGATCACCGGCGAGTTGAGCGCCGCGCGATATGTCCTGCTGCCGGCCGAGGGCGAGCCGGTCGAACTGGAAGGCCTCGCGTCGGTCGCGTCGGGCGTGCGCAAGCTGGGCCAGCGCGGCACGACGGTGAAACGGTTCAAGGGTCTGGGCGAGATGAACGCGGACGAATTGTGGGAGACCACACTCGACCCGACCAAGCGGCAGCTGCTCAAGGTCGTCATCTCCGAGGAGGCCGGTGACGTTGAGCAGTTGGAGGCCGACTGGCGCAACGCCGACCGCATCTTTTCGATTCTCATGGGGGACGACGTCGAGATTCGCCGCGGGTTCATCGAGACCAACGCGATCCACGTCAAGGACCTGGATATCTGATTCGCTCCGAAACGCCCCGACGCAGCCGATTCGCCGCGTGGTTTGAGCGCACGCCGCGGCCGGGCCTCGCGCTCGTCGCGCTGGTGGTGGTCTTCTACGCGCCGTCGCTCTTCACCGATTTCATGCTGGACGACCATCGCATGCTGCGCGTGTTGCGAGAGTATCGCGACGGGCTGCGCGAGACGCCGATGGTGTATGACTTTCTCGCTGGCGACGGGCAGAATGCCGCGCAGCGCGAGGCCGGCATCTACCCGTGGTGGATGATGGACGGGTTGAAATATCGCCACCTGCGGCCGACGGCATCGTGGATGCTCTACGGCGAGTATGTGTTGTTCGGCGAGCGGGCGATGGGGTTTCGTGCTGTTGGTGTGGCGCTGTATGCGGTCGGCGTGGTGTTGTTGTTGCACGTGTTTCGGCTGGCATCGGGCGATGAGCGCGTAGCGCGGTGGGCGGCGCTGGTGTTCGCGCTGGCGGCGAGCCACGTGATTCCCGTGGTGTTCATCTCGGCGCATTGCGATCTGATCGCGCTCGTCGCGGCGGGCGGTGTGCTTGTGCTGACCGGCAACTTCGTGCGGCGCGGCGGCGCGGCGCCGCTTGTTGGCGCGGCGGTGCTGCTGCTGATCGGCCTCGGCGCGAAAGAGGCGATGCTGCCGGTGACGATTGCGCCGGCGCTGTGGTGGCTGATTCTTGGTCGCAAAGCCGGGACAAACG includes these proteins:
- the dnaN gene encoding DNA polymerase III subunit beta codes for the protein MKCVIDRAALLEALAATSSVLLTRTPKPILQCIRVTAEKQGVILTAYDQEVGLRCVVKQVDVTKTGETLVPGDRLFSIVRESADETLSFETDGDVLQVRGADSYFKINGQNVREYPPVPDMEGEPDFVVKVAALREAVDKTLFAAARENTRYAINGVLWEKSGKHVNLVATDGRRLAMSGVSLEKAVGEDRSAIVPTKALSLLGKLHFDADEAMDVQIKQNQVLLRTSRATISSVLVEGHFPKYQDVIPRDNDKKIPLQTEAFRSAVRRAALLANMESKGVRIAISSEGMVLTSRSPEQGEARINVTVDYKGTPIEIGFNPEFLLDALKVCDAEIVLELKDPGRPGVFKSGPHFTYVVMPVNLS
- the gyrB gene encoding DNA gyrase subunit B is translated as MSTSVADTQVTNPAEEKAKAARGHGEYGADSIKVLEGMEAVRKRPSMYIGDTGLHGLHHLVWEVVDNSVDEALGGFCKSITIKINSDGSCTVTDDGRGIPFETKRVPENPQLDGKSTLEIVLTVLHAGGKFDRDSYAISGGLHGVGVSVVNALSSSMVVEVQREGKVATMRFERGKVVKPLEFIGETTRTGTRVEFMPDSEVFDDTNFRTETLVTRLRELAYLNEGLRIRFIDERIGKQEEYFYTDGLRAFVDHMNEGKAGVHKAQVLSGRDEGLGLACKIAFQFNDGYNENILSFANNIKNRDGGTHLSGFQMGLTRTLNAYARKNNLLKGDLQIKGEDWREGLTAIVSAQVREPDFQGQTKDRLMNAEVEGFVQTVVNEQLGNWLEENPGDAKKVIQKGIQAAVAREAARKAREATRKSALSSGNLPGKLWDCRSKDPGESELFLVEGDSAGGSAKQGRDSMRQAILPLKGKILNVEKARLDRILSHEEIKTVISALGCGVPGSEDFDATKCRYGKIIIMTDADVDGSHIRTLLLTFFFRHMRSLIDNGFMFVAQPPLYLLKRGKKAEFVLNDTVLDGKLNEWGLEGTRLEVRADGSAAPRHIEGEKLRELVRTLDEISFIERSLNRRGIEFESFVKNHAMDRAAPLPQVRAVLAGAEHYFADDDAFNAFRRQAAEKHLQLEVIDGGMSLPGEDGDGEVVRLVRYELPESRRLEKCLRTVEEFKLPLPDYFLRREELITGELSAARYVLLPAEGEPVELEGLASVASGVRKLGQRGTTVKRFKGLGEMNADELWETTLDPTKRQLLKVVISEEAGDVEQLEADWRNADRIFSILMGDDVEIRRGFIETNAIHVKDLDI